The genomic stretch CGGACCTTACGGAGACTTGCGTATAGTTGATGCTGATGCTGATGGAAGTAGTGAAATTTTATTAGGAAGAACTGGCGCTAAAGCAAAAGGAATGACGTTTCGTATTATTGATACAAAATCCCCAAATAATCAAAGCATTCAAGATTTAAACAAAGCTAAAGACAAAGCATCATTAAAAAGAGGTATGTATCGTGTTATACAACCAGAAGTTATAAATAATAATGGGAAGCCTGCTTATATGTCATTATTTGGAAGTAACATAGTTATTTCTAATATTGGAGAACCACAATCTGATGCAGAAGTAATATCAACACGATTTTCTTTTAACGATATGTTTAAAGATCCAAATTCTAATAAGGTAATTTTAGCAAGTGCTCAAAGTGGTGGAAGTGCAATTCATATTATTAATTTTGATACTAAAGATTGGAAAAAGGATTACGAAAAGTTAAATCCACCAGGGAAAATTCAAGAAATTCTATCGAATTCAGCAGAAATCAAACAAAACCTAAAAAACTTTAAAAAGCCTTCGTATCAAAAAGAATCGGCTCCAGTTTATTTTATGTCCGAAAACAGAAATAAACAAGGTGTAGCAGAAGCTATTGATAAAATTGAAGCGAAGTATAACAATCCAATATTCTTAACTGGTGGAAACTTTGACAAAGAAAATTGGGATCGTTCTGCAATGACTAGCGAGATTTATAAGAAGAAACGCGATAGACGAATGAAATACCGTTTAACTCAAGAAGAAGTCTTAGCAATAATTGATAAAAAGCATAAAAAATCTAATGGAAAAGGCATATCATATTGGGGCGGTCATGGGAACGATCCTTTTATGTATCAAGTATCTACAACTATGAAAGGGATGGATCTTGGTAATGGAAATAAAACAGTATTAATTTATCCAGAAGTAGTTGATTCCTCTGACGAGTTTAATTTTGTGATGAATGAAATGTATTGGCCATTAGCGAATCATTCCAAAACGAATAACGGTAATTTATACATGCGTAATAAGCATTTGTTTTGGCAAGCTGATGTATATACGCCAATGTGGAAGCCATTAGTTGCAGGTAAGTATGCAAACGTATTTGTTCCAGCAATGGAAGAAACTACAGATAAGTCTATGGAACTTAGTTTTACATCTCGGTCTGGACTTTGGGCAAGTGGCTCAGTAGATAGTTGGGGCGCACGTGGCGCTAGAGACAATGCTAGTTTTGATCGTTTACGTCAACATTCAAATCAAACGTTGCCAAATCATTTTTTAAGAACGATGGTATATTCAATTTCTAGTGGCGCACAGTATATTGATAACTTTCCTGTCGATCAAGAATATATGAGTTTACTATGGGATTTAATAGCTCAAGGTGCATTATACGTACCTGAACGTTCTGATATTTTAAGTTTTTCACCTGTACATGTAAGTATCAATAATCCTAATGAAGAATATTTAAAAAGCGCAAGCAATGTAAAATGGCTAACGTTTTATAAAAAAGGCGAAGATAATTTAGATGAATTTGCATTCAGCAGATTAAATGGAACATGGCCTGGAGCTCCATTAACAGCTTGGGATTTTTCAAGATATGCCGCTGGTGCAACAGAAAGACGTTTAAACTTTATTCCAAAGTACACTAACGGAATGGTCTTAATAACGCCACCTCAAAACGGAGTATTTGCAGATAAAGATGCTGTTAGAAAACCACTTGCAGAAAACATTCATCCATGGTATAAAAACATTTTAAAAGAATACCATACAGATGGAAAAAACTATATGTCAGCAGATGGAAAAGAAATTTACAAGCCAAGTGAATATTACAAAGTAATTGAAGAAGACATCAAAAAAAGTGCGTCTCTATTGCCAATAACAGTATCAGGAAATGTTGGTTGGGTAGTCGCTCAAACTTCACCTAAAAACGTACGATTAACTATCGTTGAAAACGGATACATCAATCCCAATAAAGCAATTGCAACAGTAAAGATTAATACTATTAAAGTCGTAAAAATTCAAGATATTCTAAATAAAGAAGAGTTCAAAGCAAATGCAAATGCTGAAATTTTAATAGAAATTCCTTTAGGTGGTTTTCGTTTCATTGATATTGAACTTGAAAACGAATTATAATCTATTCGTATCGATAGATACATCTTATATATTCGCAAATACAAATTATGCCTGATGTTTTACTTAATTTATGAAACAATTAAGTGTTTAAAGAATTATCCAAAATTCTATCAAACAAAAGTCAAAATTATACCAAGCTATTCCAGCTTTTTTAATCTAAACATTAGTAAAAAGTGTACGAATGAAAAAATACCTATTCAAAATACTACTACTTGTCATAAGTATCAGTTTCAATAGTTGTGAGACGAAACAAAAAGAAGTAACTGAAAATAATAAAAAGGTCAATACCAGCCCAAATATTATTCTTTTTGTCGCTGATGATCACGGAACAGATGCTATTGGTGCTTATGGTAATCCAATAATCAAAACGCCAAACTTAGATAAACTAGCGCAAGAAGGAACCAAATTCACAAATGCCTATTGTACAAGTGCAAGTTGCGCAGCAAGTCGTTCGGTAATTCTATCTGGTCAATTTGGTCATGCTACGGGTTCTTACGGGCATGTGCACGATTACCACCATTTTAGTACGTATGATAGTATTAAATCGCTTCCAGTACTATTAAAAAAAGCGGGTTATGAAACTGCCCGAATTGGGAAATATCACGTCGCGCCAGAAAAAGTATATCATTTTGATACAATTTTAGAAGCCAATCCTAGAAACACTGTTGAAATGGCTGAACAATGTGCGGATGTTTTAAACTCAGACAAACCATTCTTTTTGTATTTCTGTACAGATGATCCTCATAGAGGACAACCATTTGAGCCAGATCCTTGGGATTCGCCAAATAACTTTGGAAATAAAAAAGAAGGTTACAAAGATGTAGAGACAATTACGTACAAACCAGAAGATGTACTTGTACCAGCATTTTTGCCAGACACAAAACAAACACGAGAAGAAATTGCTGAATACTACCAAAGTATATCACGAATAGATCAAGGTTTTGGGAAATTAATGCAACTACTAAAAGAAACAGGCAAAGCAGATAATACCATTGTATTTTATATCTCAGATAACGGAATGGCATTTCCGGGAGCCAAAACCACTGTGCATGAGCCTGGAATAAAATTGCCATGCATCATAAAAGATCCAACAAAAGATGCTAAAGGATTAACGAGTGATGCAATGATTTCTTGGGTAGACTTAACGCCAACCATTTTGGATATGGCAAATGTAGATTTCAATAAAAACAAATTTCATGGAAACTCTTTCTATGATGTCATAGGAAAAGAAACTGTTGAAGGTTGGAACGAAATCTATGCTTCACACACTTTTCACGAAATCACGATGTATTATCCAATGCGTGTGGTTAGAAGCGATAATTACAAATTGATTTGGAATATTGCGTATCCTTTAGAATATCCGTTTGCGTCAGACTTATGGGCTTCCTCAACTTGGCAAGCTATTTACAGAAATAATGTGGAATATTTTGGACCCAAAAAAGTGAAAGACTATCTACACAGACCTGAATTTGAATTATACGACTTGCGTAAAGATCCAAATGAGTCTGATAATTTGGCAACAAAAGAAGCTTTCAAAGAAGTGCTAGAAACTATGAAAGGCAAAATGAAAGCTTTTCAAACCAAAACAAAAGATCCATGGATGATTATGTGGAGTCATGATGCGTCGTTACAAGGAAGTGGAGTTAACTTATAAATTATAGATGAAAAAAATTAAATATTTAGGTTTCGTAATTATCATGATGTTTTTGTTTTCATGCACTTCAAATGCAACTGAAACCATTGAAATAAAACATACAAAAGACGATATTACAACCACGATTCGTACAGCAATAAAAAATGCCAAAACGAAAGATATAAAGCTAGTTTTTGAAAAAGGTGTTTACACATTTCTTACAGATTATGCACTCGGCAAATACATGTATATTACAAACCATGGCAATGGATTTAAAAAAATAATTTTCAATTTTGAAGATTTTAATTCTGTTGAAATTGAAGGAAACGGATCAGAATTTATATTCAGAGGTCAAACCCAACCTTTTGTTTTTGAAGGTTGTCAGCAAATCACTGTTAAAAACATAACCATAGATTGGGATATTCCGTTTAGTTTCCAAGCAGATGTGATGGCTGTCAATACAGAAGAAAACTTCATAGATATCAAACCATACAGCAAAGGATTTTCATGGAAATTGACAAAAGGACACATAGAATTCCCAAATATAAATAAGTTTAAATTTCAGCATTTAGGAAGTACATTATCGCATAACAAAGTTACAAAAGCAGTTGCTTATGGCGCTTGGGATAATTTACTTAAACCTAGTTTAGTGAAAGAATTACCAAATGGGAATTTGCGTATGTACGTTCATAAAATGAAGCATTTCCCTAAAGTTGGCTCAGTCTTACAATCTAAAGGAGATAAACAAAACAGTCGGTATGCGCCAGCTTTTTTAACCAGAAACTCAAAAAATATTATTTTTGACAGCGTAATAATTCATCACGCTTTAGGAATGGGTTTTTTGTTTGAAAGATCAGAAGATATCAAAATTATTAATTCTGGAGTTTACATAAGAAAAGGCTCTGATAGAGTCATGTCTATAGCAGCAGATGCGACACATTTTGCAAACTGTAAAGGCGATATATTAATAGAAAATTGCCGTTTAGAAGGCATGTATGATGACGGAACCAATGTGCACGGAACGTATGTTGAGGTAGATAAAATTATTGATAGCAAAACCATAAGAGTCGCTTTAAAACATAAGCAACAAATGGGATTTCAGTTTGCAGATGTTACGGATGAAATATGGTTTATAAAGCAACCAAATCCGCAAAGGAAAGAAACGAATACAGTAGCAAAAGTTACGGTTATTAATGATTATTATACAGACTTAACCTTTAAAACCGACATTCCTTCAGATTTAAAAATAGGAGATATTCTCGAAAACAAAACATGGAATCCAAATTTTACCATGCGTGGAAATACTATTAGAGATCACAGAGCAAGAAACATCATCATCAAAACACCTAAAAAAATACTTATAGAAGACAATGATTTATCATCTATGATGTCTTCCATTATGTTGCGAGGCGAAACCTTTTTCTGGTTCGAATCTGGGAATGTAGAAGATGTAATTATCAGAAACAATCGTTTTGTACATTGTGCTTATGGTGGCGCAGAACATGCTATTTTAAAGGTGTCACCAAGATTAGGTAAAACCTTTGATGATTCAATAATGTATGATAGAAACATTCTCTTTGAAAATAATACAATTGAAACCTTCGACAACCGAATTATTTGGGCAGATCGCGTAGATGGCTTAATTGTACGAAACAATATAATAAAACAAACCTATACAGAAAAACCACAATATCCAGAAGCTTCTATGTTCGATTTAATAAATTGTAATAATGTACAAATCACCAATAACACGTACGAAGGAAACTGTGATAAAGTCTTGAAAGCGGATAAAATCTCAGAAAAGACATTAAAATTCAATAATAATTCAGGCTTAAATAGATAAATTATGAAATCCTTTAAAGCCATTTTTGCTCTTTTATTCATATGTATATCATGTAAAAATGATACAACTGTAAAAACAGAAGTAGACAGTATTAAAGACGTTCAAATTGTATTATTAGCAGGACAATCTAATATGGCAGGCGCAGGAAACTTTGATGAATTAGATGCTTCAGAAATAAAAAGAATCGAAAAAATTTCAAGCAGAGTGTCATTAAGTTATAATGGAAAACCCTCAAAACCATTATCATATTATGACAACAAGC from Kordia antarctica encodes the following:
- a CDS encoding sulfatase family protein translates to MKKYLFKILLLVISISFNSCETKQKEVTENNKKVNTSPNIILFVADDHGTDAIGAYGNPIIKTPNLDKLAQEGTKFTNAYCTSASCAASRSVILSGQFGHATGSYGHVHDYHHFSTYDSIKSLPVLLKKAGYETARIGKYHVAPEKVYHFDTILEANPRNTVEMAEQCADVLNSDKPFFLYFCTDDPHRGQPFEPDPWDSPNNFGNKKEGYKDVETITYKPEDVLVPAFLPDTKQTREEIAEYYQSISRIDQGFGKLMQLLKETGKADNTIVFYISDNGMAFPGAKTTVHEPGIKLPCIIKDPTKDAKGLTSDAMISWVDLTPTILDMANVDFNKNKFHGNSFYDVIGKETVEGWNEIYASHTFHEITMYYPMRVVRSDNYKLIWNIAYPLEYPFASDLWASSTWQAIYRNNVEYFGPKKVKDYLHRPEFELYDLRKDPNESDNLATKEAFKEVLETMKGKMKAFQTKTKDPWMIMWSHDASLQGSGVNL
- a CDS encoding outer membrane protein assembly factor BamB family protein, translating into MKNPFNKLITKYLFLVLMSLTLINCSSAQDKNQVMKNSEKGVSSIETGLTITKVRTALNKNQTYIVATSYEGTIVAVNYSGEILWKNKLSGYMNHDIWAGDINNDGIDEIFAANADGSVYCLNSKGTLVWQFKQNDAPMYSVCVINKDNKAYVVCGGYDNSFYYVSEEGKLVDEIASKTYSIEKPFGKAEHKKLPPKGLHITNFLRPGKLKGKDILIVHGVQNSMNGDGSIYLFNPLEKLPFETVSVQKRGPYGDLRIVDADADGSSEILLGRTGAKAKGMTFRIIDTKSPNNQSIQDLNKAKDKASLKRGMYRVIQPEVINNNGKPAYMSLFGSNIVISNIGEPQSDAEVISTRFSFNDMFKDPNSNKVILASAQSGGSAIHIINFDTKDWKKDYEKLNPPGKIQEILSNSAEIKQNLKNFKKPSYQKESAPVYFMSENRNKQGVAEAIDKIEAKYNNPIFLTGGNFDKENWDRSAMTSEIYKKKRDRRMKYRLTQEEVLAIIDKKHKKSNGKGISYWGGHGNDPFMYQVSTTMKGMDLGNGNKTVLIYPEVVDSSDEFNFVMNEMYWPLANHSKTNNGNLYMRNKHLFWQADVYTPMWKPLVAGKYANVFVPAMEETTDKSMELSFTSRSGLWASGSVDSWGARGARDNASFDRLRQHSNQTLPNHFLRTMVYSISSGAQYIDNFPVDQEYMSLLWDLIAQGALYVPERSDILSFSPVHVSINNPNEEYLKSASNVKWLTFYKKGEDNLDEFAFSRLNGTWPGAPLTAWDFSRYAAGATERRLNFIPKYTNGMVLITPPQNGVFADKDAVRKPLAENIHPWYKNILKEYHTDGKNYMSADGKEIYKPSEYYKVIEEDIKKSASLLPITVSGNVGWVVAQTSPKNVRLTIVENGYINPNKAIATVKINTIKVVKIQDILNKEEFKANANAEILIEIPLGGFRFIDIELENEL
- a CDS encoding right-handed parallel beta-helix repeat-containing protein yields the protein MKKIKYLGFVIIMMFLFSCTSNATETIEIKHTKDDITTTIRTAIKNAKTKDIKLVFEKGVYTFLTDYALGKYMYITNHGNGFKKIIFNFEDFNSVEIEGNGSEFIFRGQTQPFVFEGCQQITVKNITIDWDIPFSFQADVMAVNTEENFIDIKPYSKGFSWKLTKGHIEFPNINKFKFQHLGSTLSHNKVTKAVAYGAWDNLLKPSLVKELPNGNLRMYVHKMKHFPKVGSVLQSKGDKQNSRYAPAFLTRNSKNIIFDSVIIHHALGMGFLFERSEDIKIINSGVYIRKGSDRVMSIAADATHFANCKGDILIENCRLEGMYDDGTNVHGTYVEVDKIIDSKTIRVALKHKQQMGFQFADVTDEIWFIKQPNPQRKETNTVAKVTVINDYYTDLTFKTDIPSDLKIGDILENKTWNPNFTMRGNTIRDHRARNIIIKTPKKILIEDNDLSSMMSSIMLRGETFFWFESGNVEDVIIRNNRFVHCAYGGAEHAILKVSPRLGKTFDDSIMYDRNILFENNTIETFDNRIIWADRVDGLIVRNNIIKQTYTEKPQYPEASMFDLINCNNVQITNNTYEGNCDKVLKADKISEKTLKFNNNSGLNR